A genomic window from Rhizobium sp. EC-SD404 includes:
- a CDS encoding thiamine diphosphokinase — protein sequence MQAEPTPTDANAHFAVLLSGEVTVTERLKSQVEGTRVIAADSGMRHAAALRVKPELWVGDFDSADAHLIDSWPDVRREPYPPAKNATDGEIAIETAIDSGARRIILVGALGGERTDHAFAHMALAVKLAERGFEITLTSGEEEGFPLTGTPMTFDLPKGSLFSLLAFADIASLTIEGARYPLTDFDCTFGTTRTISNVAEGPVTIRHAGGPALLLARPNDFSGA from the coding sequence ATGCAGGCAGAACCGACCCCGACAGACGCAAATGCGCATTTCGCCGTTCTCCTGAGCGGAGAAGTGACCGTGACGGAACGCCTGAAATCGCAGGTTGAGGGCACCCGCGTGATTGCAGCCGACAGCGGCATGCGCCATGCAGCAGCACTCCGCGTGAAGCCCGAACTCTGGGTCGGCGACTTCGATTCTGCCGACGCTCACCTGATCGACAGCTGGCCGGATGTCAGACGCGAGCCATACCCGCCGGCCAAGAATGCGACCGATGGAGAGATCGCGATCGAAACGGCGATCGACAGTGGAGCGCGGCGCATAATTCTCGTCGGTGCATTGGGCGGCGAGCGCACGGACCACGCCTTTGCCCACATGGCGCTGGCGGTGAAGCTGGCGGAACGAGGCTTCGAGATCACGCTGACATCGGGCGAGGAAGAGGGTTTTCCCCTCACCGGTACCCCGATGACCTTCGATCTGCCGAAGGGCAGCCTCTTCTCCTTGCTGGCCTTTGCAGATATCGCGAGCCTGACCATCGAGGGCGCGCGCTATCCTCTCACCGATTTCGACTGCACATTCGGCACGACACGCACCATATCCAATGTGGCGGAAGGGCCGGTAACCATCCGGCACGCGGGCGGACCTGCCCTGCTGCTTGCCCGCCCGAACGACTTTTCCGGAGCCTAA
- the thiB gene encoding thiamine ABC transporter substrate binding subunit: MTLKTFFPMLLAASFLAPMSSEAQEATRSLTVYTYDSFVAEWGPGPLIEEAFEATCDCDLIWVGAADGVALLNRLRLEGDRAEAGVVLGLDTNLVAEAKETGLFAAHEIDTSAIDVPGGFEDDVFVPYDYGHFAVVYDTEVIDTPPTSLKELVEGDPNQKIVIQDPRTSTPGLGLLLWIKSVYGDDAASAWADLKDRVLTVAPGWSESYGLFTDGEAPMVLSYTTSPAYHMVSEDTERYQAAAFSEGHYLQIEVAGVLASAPDIDLAREFMSFMTGEGFQDAIPTYNWMMPAGPISEELPEAFSRLVQPEESLLFSPEEVAANRRAWVDEWLSVMAE; this comes from the coding sequence ATGACGCTGAAGACATTCTTTCCCATGCTGCTCGCGGCCAGTTTCCTGGCTCCCATGTCGTCCGAGGCGCAGGAGGCGACGCGATCGCTCACCGTCTACACCTATGACAGTTTCGTTGCCGAATGGGGCCCGGGACCGCTGATCGAAGAGGCCTTCGAGGCGACATGCGACTGCGACCTGATCTGGGTCGGCGCGGCGGACGGCGTGGCGCTCCTCAACCGGTTGCGGCTGGAAGGCGACCGGGCGGAGGCCGGCGTCGTGCTCGGGCTCGACACCAACCTCGTCGCGGAAGCCAAGGAGACGGGCCTCTTTGCTGCCCATGAAATCGACACAAGCGCGATCGACGTCCCCGGCGGCTTCGAGGACGACGTCTTCGTGCCTTACGATTACGGGCATTTCGCCGTAGTCTACGACACCGAGGTGATCGACACGCCGCCGACAAGTTTGAAGGAACTGGTCGAAGGCGACCCGAACCAGAAGATCGTGATCCAGGATCCACGCACATCGACGCCGGGACTTGGCCTTCTGCTCTGGATCAAGTCGGTCTATGGCGATGATGCCGCATCCGCCTGGGCCGACCTCAAGGACCGCGTCCTGACGGTGGCGCCCGGCTGGTCGGAATCCTATGGCCTCTTCACCGATGGCGAAGCGCCGATGGTGCTTTCCTATACGACGTCGCCGGCCTACCACATGGTTTCGGAGGATACCGAGCGCTATCAGGCGGCGGCGTTCTCCGAGGGGCATTACCTGCAGATCGAAGTGGCAGGCGTTCTTGCCTCGGCGCCCGATATCGATCTTGCACGCGAATTCATGAGCTTCATGACTGGCGAAGGTTTCCAGGACGCCATCCCGACCTACAACTGGATGATGCCCGCAGGCCCGATAAGCGAAGAACTGCCCGAGGCTTTCTCGCGCCTGGTTCAACCGGAAGAAAGCCTGCTCTTTTCGCCGGAAGAAGTGGCCGCCAACCGTCGCGCATGGGTCGATGAGTGGCTGTCGGTGATGGCCGAATAA
- the thiP gene encoding thiamine/thiamine pyrophosphate ABC transporter permease yields MRAYRADPLDIAFGIAALAIILGIVGLAVAGLLVAAGADASRFTAFDAYTMRVVRFTLWQAGLSTLLSLAFALPLARALARRPHFAGRAWILRLFAVPLGLPAIVAALGIIAIWGRQGVVNDAYRWLGAEQPISVYGLPGILIAHVFFNMPLATRLLLAALERAPAEYWRNAAQLGLSAGSVFRLIEWPAMARVIPGIAGLVFMLCATSFTLVLLLGGGPGATTIEVAIYQALRFDFDPPRAVTLALIQIALTGALLGVLALLPRPEEGRGEGALPRRFDAKSPGALALDTLVIGLGLGFVAAPLAATLMSGLAADLIALFGEALVQRALVTSLLIASAAACLSVLMAGMIARARHAASGARRKRWAARGLRTSLAGAGSLILLVPPVVLGAGWFLVLRDHVDPFAAAPVIVVVVNALMALPFALRVLEPAYAGHMLRTERLSLSLGLSRLRRLLRVDLPALGPTIGAAFAFSMALSLGDLGAIALFGSQDLVTLPYLLLQRMGSYRTDDAAGLALILGFLCLLFMIAGTRYGGGSAREA; encoded by the coding sequence ATGCGCGCCTATCGGGCCGATCCTCTGGATATCGCTTTCGGCATCGCGGCGCTTGCCATCATCCTCGGCATCGTCGGGTTAGCCGTCGCCGGGCTGCTTGTGGCGGCAGGCGCCGACGCGTCGCGGTTCACGGCGTTCGATGCCTATACGATGCGTGTCGTTCGCTTCACGCTTTGGCAGGCCGGGCTTTCGACGCTGCTCTCGCTGGCCTTTGCCCTGCCGCTTGCACGGGCGCTGGCGCGGCGCCCGCATTTTGCGGGACGCGCCTGGATCTTGCGGCTCTTTGCCGTGCCGCTCGGCCTGCCGGCCATCGTCGCGGCGCTCGGCATCATCGCCATTTGGGGGCGCCAAGGCGTCGTTAACGACGCGTACCGCTGGCTCGGGGCGGAGCAGCCGATCTCCGTCTACGGTCTACCCGGCATCCTCATCGCCCACGTCTTCTTCAATATGCCGCTCGCAACGAGACTGCTGCTTGCAGCGCTGGAGCGCGCCCCGGCGGAGTATTGGCGCAATGCCGCCCAACTGGGGCTTTCCGCCGGCTCGGTTTTCAGATTGATCGAGTGGCCGGCCATGGCGCGGGTGATCCCGGGCATCGCCGGCCTCGTCTTCATGCTGTGCGCCACGAGCTTTACGCTGGTGCTTCTGCTTGGCGGCGGACCGGGAGCGACGACGATCGAGGTGGCGATCTATCAAGCGCTGCGGTTCGACTTCGACCCACCGCGGGCGGTCACCCTCGCATTGATCCAGATCGCGCTGACCGGCGCCCTTCTCGGCGTGCTGGCGCTTCTGCCCCGGCCAGAGGAAGGGCGCGGCGAAGGTGCCTTGCCGCGAAGGTTCGACGCGAAATCGCCAGGTGCGCTGGCTCTCGACACGCTGGTGATCGGCCTCGGCCTCGGCTTCGTGGCAGCACCGCTGGCGGCTACGCTGATGTCAGGTCTTGCTGCCGATTTGATCGCGCTTTTTGGCGAGGCGCTGGTGCAAAGAGCGCTCGTGACGAGCCTTCTGATTGCAAGCGCTGCTGCATGCCTCTCCGTCCTCATGGCGGGCATGATTGCACGGGCGCGCCATGCCGCAAGCGGTGCGCGCCGCAAGCGCTGGGCAGCCCGAGGGCTTCGCACGTCGCTTGCCGGGGCGGGCTCGCTGATTCTTTTGGTACCGCCGGTCGTTCTTGGTGCCGGCTGGTTTCTCGTCTTGCGGGATCATGTCGATCCGTTTGCAGCGGCGCCGGTCATCGTGGTGGTCGTCAACGCGTTGATGGCGCTACCCTTCGCGTTGCGGGTGCTGGAGCCGGCCTATGCCGGCCACATGCTGCGGACGGAACGGCTCAGTCTTTCCCTGGGGCTCTCGAGGTTGAGGCGGCTGTTGCGGGTGGACCTGCCGGCGCTGGGCCCGACGATCGGCGCAGCGTTTGCGTTCTCGATGGCGCTCTCGCTCGGCGATCTCGGTGCCATCGCGCTTTTCGGAAGCCAGGATCTGGTGACATTGCCCTATCTGCTGCTTCAACGAATGGGCAGCTATCGCACCGATGATGCGGCCGGGCTGGCGCTCATTCTCGGTTTTCTCTGCCTTCTGTTCATGATCGCCGGGACCCGCTATGGCGGCGGCAGCGCGCGGGAAGCATGA
- a CDS encoding ATP-binding cassette domain-containing protein yields the protein MSGMMPPTIEFDDVRFRYGRGGMEMAFATVVPGGSITAIMGPSGSGKSTLFALLAGFEQPQHGMIRIGMVDVTRLAPAERPISMVFQDNNLFAHLDVAANIALGQGARDAKSAAGKEQASDALRRVGLEGFERRRPASLSGGERQRVAMARALVRARPVLLLDEPFAALGPGLRDDMRALIADLHRQSALTTLIITHQPEDARAICDRIIYIETGKVQANEPTQSMFERADLAGWRDYLGTD from the coding sequence ATGAGCGGTATGATGCCACCGACGATCGAGTTCGATGATGTGCGCTTTCGTTACGGTCGTGGCGGCATGGAGATGGCGTTTGCCACTGTCGTTCCGGGGGGCAGCATTACCGCCATCATGGGTCCGTCTGGATCGGGCAAGTCCACCCTGTTTGCGCTGCTCGCGGGGTTCGAGCAACCGCAGCACGGGATGATCCGCATCGGGATGGTCGACGTGACGCGGCTGGCGCCGGCCGAACGGCCGATTTCCATGGTCTTTCAGGACAACAATCTCTTTGCCCATCTCGACGTTGCCGCGAACATCGCGCTCGGGCAGGGCGCGCGCGATGCCAAAAGCGCCGCCGGCAAGGAGCAGGCGTCCGATGCGCTTCGGCGCGTCGGACTCGAAGGCTTCGAGCGCCGGCGGCCTGCGTCGCTTTCGGGTGGCGAGCGGCAGCGCGTCGCGATGGCGCGGGCGCTGGTTCGGGCGAGGCCGGTGCTGCTGCTGGACGAACCTTTTGCCGCGCTCGGTCCCGGTCTGCGCGACGATATGCGCGCGCTCATCGCTGATCTGCACCGGCAGAGCGCGTTGACCACGCTGATCATCACCCATCAGCCGGAGGATGCGCGCGCCATTTGCGACCGCATTATCTACATCGAGACAGGCAAGGTCCAGGCGAACGAGCCGACGCAATCGATGTTCGAACGGGCTGATCTTGCCGGATGGCGGGACTATCTCGGAACTGATTGA
- a CDS encoding M48 family metalloprotease has translation MIVLSGCQSIISEQDTVVLAPSQTPQTVEQIARDDPRAQLGAREHPRIVASYGGEYRDQRTELLLARIVGKLTEVSENPRQTYRITVLNSPAINAFALPGGYLYITRGLLALANDAAEVAAVLSHEMAHVTANHGIERQQREEAEAIAGRVVSEVLSGDIAGRQALARGQLRLAAFSRNQELQADVIGIRMLGEAGYDPYAAARFLESMASYSRYRSAEPNDDPQMDFLASHPTAPQRIELARRHARAFGPEGVGTADRDLYLDGISGLLFGDSPEEGYVRGRSFLHPNLRIRFDVPQGFEIDNTAEAVLATGPNDLAIRFDGVDDPGTSLAEYMRSGWVTGLDEASLRPLTINGLEALSARAAADRWSFDVTIVKVDDQIYRFLTAAPRGSRQLDEAANVLKTTFRRMTAGEAVALQPLRLRVLTAAPGDTVQSLSARMEGDERREQLFRLINALGPTGQVAPGMRVKLITQ, from the coding sequence ATGATTGTGCTGTCGGGCTGTCAGAGCATCATAAGCGAGCAAGACACCGTCGTGCTTGCGCCATCGCAAACCCCGCAGACCGTGGAGCAGATCGCGCGCGATGATCCGCGTGCCCAGCTCGGCGCTCGCGAACACCCGCGGATCGTTGCAAGCTATGGCGGCGAGTATCGGGATCAGCGCACAGAACTGCTTCTGGCGCGTATCGTCGGCAAACTGACCGAGGTTTCGGAGAATCCCCGGCAGACCTACCGCATCACGGTCCTGAATTCGCCGGCGATCAATGCTTTTGCCCTTCCCGGCGGCTATCTCTACATCACGCGTGGCCTTCTGGCGCTTGCCAACGATGCGGCGGAAGTCGCGGCCGTCCTTTCCCACGAGATGGCCCATGTGACGGCCAATCACGGGATCGAGCGGCAGCAGCGCGAAGAGGCCGAAGCGATTGCGGGGCGTGTCGTGTCGGAAGTGTTGTCGGGCGATATTGCGGGGCGTCAGGCGCTGGCGCGAGGCCAGTTGCGACTGGCCGCCTTTTCACGCAACCAGGAGCTCCAGGCCGACGTGATCGGTATTCGGATGCTCGGCGAAGCGGGCTATGACCCCTATGCGGCGGCGCGTTTCCTGGAATCCATGGCATCCTATTCGCGCTACCGCTCGGCCGAGCCGAACGACGATCCGCAGATGGACTTTCTCGCGAGCCACCCGACGGCGCCGCAGCGCATCGAACTTGCCCGCCGCCACGCACGCGCATTCGGTCCCGAAGGCGTCGGAACGGCAGACCGAGACCTCTATCTCGACGGCATTTCCGGGCTTCTCTTCGGCGATAGCCCGGAAGAAGGCTACGTGCGCGGACGGAGCTTCCTTCATCCGAACTTGCGCATTCGCTTCGATGTGCCCCAGGGCTTCGAAATCGACAACACGGCCGAAGCGGTTCTGGCGACGGGGCCGAACGACCTCGCAATCCGCTTCGACGGTGTCGACGATCCGGGTACGTCGCTTGCCGAGTACATGCGCAGCGGCTGGGTGACCGGGCTTGACGAGGCGTCGCTCAGGCCGCTCACGATCAACGGCCTGGAGGCGCTCAGCGCCCGCGCAGCCGCCGATCGCTGGTCGTTCGACGTCACGATCGTCAAGGTCGACGACCAGATCTACCGTTTCCTGACGGCTGCACCGCGCGGCAGCAGGCAATTGGACGAAGCCGCGAATGTCCTGAAGACGACGTTCCGCCGCATGACGGCTGGCGAGGCGGTTGCCCTGCAGCCGCTACGCCTGCGCGTACTGACAGCGGCCCCCGGGGATACGGTGCAGTCGCTTTCCGCCCGGATGGAGGGCGATGAACGCCGCGAGCAGCTGTTCCGTCTGATCAACGCACTTGGGCCGACCGGTCAGGTGGCGCCAGGCATGCGGGTAAAGCTGATCACCCAATAG
- the fdxA gene encoding ferredoxin FdxA, producing MTYLVTDNCIKCKYMDCVEVCPVDCFYEGENMLVIHPDECIDCGVCEPECPADAIKPDTEPGLDKWLQVNTEFAEKWPNITVKRDSPADAAEFDGVEGKFEKYFSEAPGEGD from the coding sequence ATGACGTATCTGGTCACCGACAACTGCATCAAATGCAAATATATGGACTGCGTGGAAGTCTGCCCAGTGGACTGCTTCTACGAGGGCGAGAACATGCTCGTCATCCATCCGGACGAGTGCATCGACTGCGGTGTCTGCGAGCCGGAATGCCCTGCCGATGCCATCAAGCCCGACACTGAGCCGGGTCTCGACAAATGGCTTCAGGTGAACACCGAGTTTGCCGAGAAATGGCCGAATATCACGGTCAAGCGCGACTCTCCCGCCGACGCTGCGGAGTTCGACGGCGTCGAAGGCAAGTTCGAGAAATACTTCTCCGAAGCACCCGGCGAGGGCGACTGA
- a CDS encoding CarD family transcriptional regulator: MTMQIKKSNQRQGFKTGEAIVYPAHGVGTIVAIEEQEVAGHKLELFVIDFEKDKMRLKVPVAKALSIGMRKLSETDFVERALKVVQGRARVKRTMWSRRAQEYDAKINSGDLISIAEVVRDLYRAENQPEQSYSERQLYEAALDRMAREIGAVNKMSDTEAVRLIEVNLNKGPKRGKAVDEDETTDEASQDEAA, from the coding sequence ATGACAATGCAGATTAAAAAATCCAACCAGCGCCAGGGCTTCAAAACGGGCGAAGCGATTGTCTATCCCGCACATGGCGTCGGTACCATCGTCGCCATCGAAGAGCAGGAAGTCGCCGGCCACAAGCTCGAGCTTTTCGTCATCGACTTCGAGAAGGACAAGATGCGCCTGAAGGTGCCCGTCGCCAAGGCGCTGAGCATCGGTATGCGCAAGCTGTCCGAGACTGATTTCGTCGAGCGCGCCCTCAAAGTCGTTCAGGGTCGCGCGCGCGTCAAGCGCACCATGTGGTCGCGCCGTGCGCAGGAATACGATGCAAAGATCAACTCCGGCGATCTCATTTCGATCGCGGAGGTCGTGCGCGATCTTTACCGCGCCGAGAACCAGCCTGAGCAGTCTTATTCCGAGCGCCAGCTCTATGAAGCGGCACTTGACCGGATGGCCCGTGAAATCGGCGCCGTCAACAAGATGTCCGATACCGAAGCCGTTCGCCTGATCGAGGTCAATCTCAACAAGGGTCCGAAGCGCGGCAAGGCCGTCGACGAAGACGAGACCACGGACGAGGCTTCTCAAGACGAAGCAGCTTAA
- a CDS encoding RNA polymerase factor sigma-32, producing the protein MDSAARRHMVKAAMAAPYLERDEEHQLAVRWKEQQDQDALHRITTAHMRLVISMASKFRNFGLPMGDLIQEGHVGLLEAAARFEPDREVRFSTYATWWIRASIQDYILRNWSIVRGGTSSAQKALFFNLRRLRARLSQGSEMLTESAIHQEIATALGVQVKDVAVMDARLSGSDTSLNAPVGDGDSGSADRVDFLRCDAPLPDEQVLQSIDDERRSAWLKSALTTLNARELRIIRERRLAEEGATLESLGSELGISKERVRQIESRALEKLRQALSHQLPALQA; encoded by the coding sequence ATGGATAGTGCAGCCCGCAGGCATATGGTGAAGGCGGCTATGGCCGCTCCCTATCTGGAACGTGACGAAGAGCACCAGCTTGCCGTTCGATGGAAAGAACAGCAGGACCAGGATGCCCTGCATCGTATCACGACCGCCCATATGCGTCTCGTGATCTCGATGGCTTCGAAGTTTCGGAATTTCGGATTGCCCATGGGCGACCTGATCCAGGAAGGCCATGTGGGCCTCTTGGAGGCGGCAGCGCGTTTCGAGCCGGACCGTGAGGTTCGCTTCTCCACCTATGCGACGTGGTGGATCCGTGCGTCCATCCAGGACTATATCCTTCGCAACTGGTCGATCGTTCGAGGCGGTACCAGCTCTGCACAGAAGGCACTCTTCTTCAATCTTCGACGTCTACGCGCGCGGCTGTCGCAGGGCAGCGAAATGTTGACCGAGAGCGCGATCCACCAGGAGATCGCGACGGCACTCGGCGTTCAGGTCAAGGACGTCGCGGTCATGGATGCCCGCCTTTCGGGCTCCGATACGTCGCTCAACGCACCCGTCGGTGACGGCGATTCCGGCAGCGCCGATCGGGTGGATTTTCTACGTTGCGACGCGCCGCTGCCGGACGAACAGGTCTTGCAGTCGATCGATGACGAGCGACGGTCAGCTTGGCTGAAAAGTGCGCTGACGACGCTCAACGCGCGCGAATTGCGCATCATCCGCGAGCGGCGGCTGGCGGAAGAGGGCGCGACATTGGAGTCGCTCGGCTCAGAACTCGGCATCTCCAAGGAGCGCGTGCGGCAGATCGAAAGCCGTGCGCTCGAAAAGCTGCGTCAGGCTTTGTCCCACCAGTTGCCCGCGCTTCAGGCTTGA
- a CDS encoding MoxR family ATPase, producing MRFDGTEAYIAEKDLTVAVNAAIALQKPLLVKGEPGTGKTELARQLASALGLDLLEWHVKSTTKAQQGLYEYDAVSRLRDSQLGDDRFNDIGNYIRRGKLWDAFDADKRVVLLIDEIDKADIEFPNDLLQELDRMEFHVYETGETIRARHRPIVIITSNNEKELPDAFLRRCFFHFIRFPDISTLHRIVEVHYPGIKQNLVRAALTQFYEIRDVPGLKKKPSTSEALDWIRLLVADDVAPEDLRGDAKNALPRLHGALLKNEQDVHLFERLAFMARRQG from the coding sequence ATGCGGTTTGACGGCACCGAAGCCTATATTGCGGAAAAGGATCTAACGGTCGCCGTCAATGCGGCAATCGCTCTGCAGAAGCCACTGCTGGTCAAAGGCGAGCCTGGCACCGGAAAAACCGAACTCGCTCGCCAACTGGCCTCCGCACTCGGTCTCGATCTCCTCGAATGGCATGTGAAGTCGACCACAAAGGCCCAGCAGGGTCTCTACGAGTACGATGCCGTATCGCGGCTGCGCGATAGCCAGCTCGGCGACGACCGCTTCAACGACATCGGCAATTATATTCGCCGAGGCAAGCTCTGGGATGCCTTCGATGCCGACAAGCGCGTCGTGCTTCTGATCGACGAGATCGACAAGGCCGACATCGAGTTTCCGAACGACCTCCTGCAGGAACTCGACCGGATGGAGTTCCACGTCTATGAAACGGGAGAGACGATCCGCGCCCGCCATCGGCCGATCGTCATCATAACGTCCAACAATGAAAAGGAACTGCCGGACGCCTTCCTGCGCCGCTGCTTCTTCCATTTCATCCGCTTTCCCGACATCTCGACCCTTCATCGGATCGTCGAGGTCCATTACCCGGGCATCAAGCAGAACCTGGTGCGCGCCGCGCTGACGCAGTTCTACGAGATCCGCGATGTTCCGGGCCTGAAGAAGAAGCCGTCCACATCGGAAGCGCTCGATTGGATCCGCCTGCTCGTCGCCGACGACGTGGCGCCGGAAGACCTGCGCGGCGACGCCAAGAACGCCTTGCCGCGCCTGCATGGCGCGCTCCTGAAAAACGAACAGGACGTCCACCTCTTCGAACGCCTTGCCTTCATGGCGCGGCGTCAGGGTTAG
- a CDS encoding VWA domain-containing protein: protein MFLPFFLELKAAGVPVSLGEYLALLEGLEAELVTYDVEGFYYLARATLVKDERFIDRFDKVFAHAFRGVEAVTGEEGAFPVALPEEWLRRLAEKHLSEDEKKLVEALGGFEKLMETLKQRLEEQKGRHQGGSKWIGTAGTSPFGAYGYNPEGVRIGQDGSRHRRAVKVWDKRDFRDLDDRVELGTRNIKIALKRLRRWVRAGAAEELDLGGTIKSTAEHGYLDVRTRPERRNAIKLLMFFDVGGSMDDHIKTVEELFSAARAEFRHMDYFYFHNCLYEGVWKDNRRRHEAVLPTYDLIRTYGSDYRVIFVGDAAMSPYEIVYPGGSVEHWNKEAGQVWLERVLAHFPKAAWLNPTPQAHWGYTHSIGLIRQIVNDRMFPLTLGGLEAATRELTR, encoded by the coding sequence ATGTTTCTCCCCTTTTTCCTCGAACTGAAAGCGGCGGGCGTTCCCGTTTCGCTGGGCGAGTATCTTGCGCTGCTGGAGGGTTTGGAGGCGGAGCTTGTCACCTATGACGTCGAGGGCTTTTACTACCTTGCCCGGGCGACGCTGGTGAAGGATGAGCGGTTCATCGACCGGTTCGACAAGGTCTTTGCCCATGCGTTTCGCGGGGTCGAGGCGGTTACGGGAGAGGAGGGCGCTTTTCCCGTCGCCCTGCCTGAGGAGTGGCTGCGACGGCTCGCGGAAAAACATCTGAGCGAAGACGAGAAGAAGCTCGTCGAGGCGCTGGGTGGCTTCGAGAAGCTGATGGAGACGCTGAAGCAGCGCCTGGAGGAGCAGAAGGGGCGCCACCAGGGCGGCTCGAAATGGATCGGTACGGCCGGCACCTCGCCCTTCGGTGCCTATGGCTACAATCCGGAAGGTGTGCGTATCGGGCAGGACGGCAGCCGGCACCGCCGGGCGGTCAAGGTTTGGGACAAGCGCGATTTTCGCGATCTCGACGACCGGGTCGAACTGGGCACGCGCAACATCAAGATCGCCCTGAAACGCCTGCGCCGATGGGTGCGGGCAGGCGCGGCCGAGGAACTCGACCTCGGCGGTACGATCAAGTCGACGGCCGAGCACGGCTATCTCGACGTGCGCACGCGACCCGAACGGCGCAACGCGATCAAGCTTCTGATGTTCTTCGATGTCGGCGGCTCGATGGACGATCACATCAAGACCGTGGAAGAGCTCTTTTCCGCGGCGCGCGCCGAGTTTCGGCACATGGATTACTTCTACTTTCACAACTGCCTCTATGAAGGCGTGTGGAAGGACAATCGCCGGCGCCACGAGGCAGTGCTGCCCACCTACGATCTCATCCGTACCTATGGTTCCGACTACCGGGTGATCTTCGTCGGCGATGCGGCGATGAGCCCTTACGAGATCGTCTATCCGGGCGGGTCCGTCGAGCACTGGAACAAGGAAGCCGGGCAGGTCTGGCTGGAGCGGGTGCTCGCCCATTTCCCGAAGGCTGCCTGGCTGAATCCCACGCCGCAGGCTCATTGGGGCTATACCCATTCGATCGGGCTGATACGGCAGATCGTCAACGACCGCATGTTTCCGTTGACGCTCGGCGGGCTTGAAGCTGCAACGCGGGAATTGACGCGCTGA